Proteins encoded by one window of Musa acuminata AAA Group cultivar baxijiao chromosome BXJ2-9, Cavendish_Baxijiao_AAA, whole genome shotgun sequence:
- the LOC135623428 gene encoding CDPK-related kinase 3-like codes for MGQCYGKNISVVRDGGRHRRQTPTHPDNGVDAGVVPSAAVTPLRESSGPATPVHQSSTSCPSPNPQDSAGPLPAGASPSPSRSTPRRFFRRPFPPLSPAKHIKAALAKRLGSEKPKEGSIPEAVTGEAEQPPLDKSFGYGKNFGSKYELGKEVGRGHFGNTCLATAKKGEIKGQTVAVKIIAKAKMTTAISIEDVRREVKILKALSGHKSLVKFYDACEDDVNVYIVMELCEGGELLGRILARGGRYTEEDAKAIVQQILGVVAFCHLQGVVHRDLKPENFLFTNNDENAPMKLIDFGLSDFTRPDERLNDIVGSAYYVAPEVLHRSYSNEADMWSIGVITYILLCGSRPFWARTESGIFRSVLRADPNFDDSPWPALSPEAKDFVKRLLNKDYRKRMTAAQALTHPWLRKEQSSIPLDILVYKLITSYFCVTPLKRAALKALSKALSEDELLYLRLQFSLLEPNKDGLISLENFQTALMKNATEAMKLSRIPDILNAMEALSQRRMDFNEFCAAATSPYQLEALEQWEQIASTAFTYFEQEGNQVISIEELAQELNLPTASHSLLQDWIREEDGKLSFLGYTKYLHGVTIRGSNTIPN; via the exons ATGGGGCAGTGCTATGGCAAGAACATCTCCGTCGTCAGGGACGGTGGGCGCCACCGACGGCAGACTCCGACGCACCCGGACAACGGTGTCGATGCCGGGGTTGTTCCCTCCGCTGCCGTCACCCCGCTCCGCGAAAGTAGCGGCCCCGCCACCCCTGTTCACCAGTCCTCCACCTCCTGTCCCAGCCCCAACCCCCAGGACTCAGCCGGCCCCCTTCCCGCCGGGGCCTCCCCCTCGCCGTCCAGGTCCACCCCGCGGCGATTCTTTCGCCGTCCCTTCCCGCCTCTGTCGCCCGCCAAGCACATCAAGGCGGCACTCGCCAAGCGCCTGGGCTCGGAGAAGCCCAAGGAGGGGAGCATCCCTGAGGCCGTTACGGGAGAGGCAGAGCAGCCTCCTCTGGATAAGAGCTTCGGGTATGGGAAGAACTTCGGATCCAAGTATGAGCTCGGGAAAGAGGTGGGGCGGGGGCATTTCGGGAATACGTGCTTGGCTACGGCGAAGAAGGGGGAGATCAAGGGTCAGACTGTTGCTGTCAAGATCATCGCCAAAGCTAAG ATGACAACAGCAATATCGATTGAAGATGTTCGTAGGGAGGTCAAAATTCTGAAAGCTTTGTCCGGGCACAAAAGTCTTGttaaattttatgatgcatgtgAGGATGACGTTAATGTCTACATAGTCATGGA ATTATGTGAAGGTGGAGAATTATTAGGTAGAATCTTAGCCAG AGGTGGAAGGTACACGGAGGAAGATGCAAAAGCAATTGTTCAACAAATATTGGGTGTAGTAGCATTTTGTCATCTTCAAGGTGTTGTGCATCGTGATCTAAAGCCAGAG AATTTTCTCTTCACCAATAATGATGAAAATGCTCCGATGAAGTTGATTGATTTTGGTCTTTCTGATTTTACCAGACCAG ATGAAAGGCTAAATGACATTGTTGGAAGTGCATACTATGTTGCTCCTGAAGTATTGCATCGATCATACAGTAATGAAGCAGATATGTGGAGCATTGGTGTTATAACTTATATTCTGTTATGTGGAAGTAGACCTTTCTGGGCACGAACCGAATCAGGAATCTTTCGCTCTGTTTTGAGAGCTGATCCTAATTTTGATGACTCACCTTGGCCTGCTCTATCCCCAGAAGCCAAAGATTTTGTGAAAAGGCTTTTAAATAAGGACTACAGGAAAAGAATGACAGCTGCTCAGGCTTTGA CTCACCCTTGGTTGAGAAAGGAGCAGAGTTCAATTCCTTTGGATATACTTGTATATAAATTAATCACATCATACTTTTGTGTTACACCACTGAAACGGGCTGCACTAAAG GCACTATCAAAAGCTCTATCCGAGGATGAGCTCTTGTACCTACGGTTACAGTTTAGTCTACTGGAACCAAATAAAGATGGGCTCATCTCCCTTGAAAACTTTCAGACG GCACTCATGAAAAATGCAACTGAAGCAATGAAGTTGTCTAGGATTCCAGACATTCTGAATGCG ATGGAGGCACTATCACAGAGGAGGATGGATTTCAATGAGTTCTGTGCTGCTGCCACCAGCCCGTATCAGCTTGAGGCTTTGGAACAATGGGAACAGATAGCCAGTACAGCATTTACATACTTTGAACAGGAAGGAAATCAGGTCATCTCAATCGAAGAGCTAGCTCAG GAATTAAACCTTCCAACCGCTTCTCATTCCCTTCTGCAAGATTGGATTAGAGAAGAAGATGGCAAGCTCAGTTTTCTTGGTTACACCAAATATTTGCATGGTGTAACCATCCGCGGCTCGAACACCATACCTAATTAA